AAGAGGACTGGAATATGAGTGAAGGAATCAATATTTCTAATTTTACTGAATATATCCAAAGAGATGAAAAAGTTTTAGGTGTCATGATTGGAGTTGTCATAAAGAATGATTCCGCAAATGATTCACAAAAACCGGGGCTGGGACTTGTTAAGTTACAGATTCCGTTGCTTGGGATGAAAGAGTCAAATTGGGCCAGAATTGCATCCTTTATGGCCGGAAAAGAAAGAGGGGCTTTTTTTCTTCCTGAAGTGGGTGACGAGGTACTTGTTGCATTTGAAAACGGGGACGTCAACAAGCCATTTATTATCGGAGCTTTATGGAATGGAAAAGACACACCTCCTGAAAAAAACAGTGATGGAAAAAATAACATCAGAGTTATAAAGTCCCGCAGCGGACATATATTCGAGTTTTCTGATAAAAGCGGTGAAGAAAGAATTTTATTGAAATCATCAAAAGGACATATTGTTCAAATTGATGACAAAAGCGGAGCTGAGAGTATACAAATTATAGATAAATCAGGCAGTAACAAACTTACTATCAGTACAAAAGATAATAAAATAACTATAAATTCAGGAAATATTGAATTTTCGGCACCTAACGGAAAACTTTCAATAAATGCAAAAGATATAGAAATAAAATCCTCGGCAGCCACAAAAATTGAAGCTTCAGCCGGAATTGACATAAAGGCATCCTCTAATATGACAATTAAAGGAGCTACTGTTAACATAAACTGATTCAATTTTTAAGCTCATATAATTATACAAAAGGAGAGAATGTGTATGGGACAACCAGCGGCAAAGCAAGGCGATCGCATAGTAGCAACGGATACGCATATAGAATTGGTTCCGGTAGGATCAAGCACAGTGCCGACACCAATACCCAACCCTTTTACCGGTATTATAGACGGAAGTCTTAGCAGCAATGTAAACATTATGGGGAAGCCGGCTGCAACAGTTGATTCAACAGCGACAAATACACCATCTCATTCCCCAAAATCTGGGCCTTTCCAGAAAGC
This genomic stretch from Ruminiclostridium cellulolyticum H10 harbors:
- a CDS encoding phage baseplate assembly protein V, giving the protein MSEGINISNFTEYIQRDEKVLGVMIGVVIKNDSANDSQKPGLGLVKLQIPLLGMKESNWARIASFMAGKERGAFFLPEVGDEVLVAFENGDVNKPFIIGALWNGKDTPPEKNSDGKNNIRVIKSRSGHIFEFSDKSGEERILLKSSKGHIVQIDDKSGAESIQIIDKSGSNKLTISTKDNKITINSGNIEFSAPNGKLSINAKDIEIKSSAATKIEASAGIDIKASSNMTIKGATVNIN
- a CDS encoding PAAR domain-containing protein translates to MGQPAAKQGDRIVATDTHIELVPVGSSTVPTPIPNPFTGIIDGSLSSNVNIMGKPAATVDSTATNTPSHSPKSGPFQKAPKNKGKISVGSTTVKINGKLAARNGDAAITCNDPADIPVGKVVAAGTVIIGG